In the genome of Caulobacter flavus, the window TCATCAGGCCGCGGAAGTCGCCGTCGCGGCGCTCGAACAGCGCCTGGAAGAGGTCGCGGGTCCACTGCGGACGCAGGAAGTCGTGGACGCCGGTACGCTCGATCTGCTCGCGCTTCCAGGCGATCAGCTGGTCGAAGGCGTCCTGGCTGTCGTCGGCGGCCTTCAGCGTCACCTGCCCCATCTCGCGACCGAGCTTGTTGTCGAGACGGCGGTAGTTCTTGATCTTCTTGGGACTGCCCGACCGGACGGCCTCCAGATAGGCCTCGGCGTCGCCCTCGGTGTCGATGACATAGGCGGCCGTGGACGGCTCGGCCTGGAAGGCGCCGGCGGGATCGACGAGGCCGGTGTAGCGGAACACCGCCAGGTCGGCGGCGCGCAGGACCTGGGCCGCGTCGATCTCGACGCCGGGCTTGGCGACGAGGCCGTGATAGTCCGACAGCGGCGCGCCGATGGGGCGGGCGACTCCGCCCGGACGGCGATGGTGAGCCAGGAAGCCGATCGTCTCGCCGTCGCGGCGAATCACCGCGACCCGGGCGTCCTCGCGCACCTTGCCGACCGCCAGGGCGAAGTCCGGACCCAGCAGCGGACCGGCCAGCGCGGGCTGGGCCTGCGCGAAGGCCCGCCAGAGGGCGACGTCCGCGGGGGCGAGGTCGACGGGGTGAAGGGTCTCGACGTCCAACATGTCCACCTCTGTCCTAAACCGGCTCGGTTAGGGAATGATGGAAATGTCACTGCAATCGAGGGGCCACGCTCAGGCGCGGAATGTCGCACCCAGGATACGCTCCAGCCAGGCCTGGTCGGTCTCGTCGAACGCGGCCGGCTGGTCGGAATCGACGTCGAACACCGCCAGCAGACGGCCCTCCCCGTCGAACACCGGCACCACGACCTCGCTGGCCGAGCGGCTGTCGCAGGCGATGTGGCCCGGGAAGGCGTGCACATCTGGCACAAGCTGGGTCTGGCCGGTGGCGGCGGCCGCGCCGCAGACGCCGCGCCCGAACGGGATGCGCAGGCAGCCCAGCGTGCCCTGGTACGGGCCCACGACCAGCTCGCGCTCCTTGGCGGGATCGACGACGTAGAAGCCGGTCCAGAAATAGTGGTCGAAGCTGTTGGCCAGCATCGAGGCGACGGTGGCCATGCGGGCCGTCAGGTTGGCCTCGCCCTCGAGGACGGAGGCGATCTCCTCGGCGACCTCGGCATAGCGGGCGGCCTTGTCGGCGGAGAGGGTCTTGTCGTTGAAAGCTTCGGCCATGGGCGCGGATATAGCGCGCCCATGGCCGATTGGTAGGGGCCGAATGCGAGCCTAGAACTCTTCCCAGTCGCCGGGACGCGACTGCGGGGCGATCTTCAGGGCGTTGCTCCCCTGGACGTAGCGCTCGCGAAAGGCCTCGCGCCGGGGCGCGGCCGGCTGGCGCTGGGCCTGGCGGGGATGCAGGTCGCGGACCTCGGCGCCGACCTGGAAGCGGCCGATCAGGCGTTCCAGTTCGCTGGCTTCGGTCGAAAGAGCGTGGGCGGCGGCGGTCGACTGCTCGACCATGGCCGCGTTCTGCTGGGTCACCTGGTCCATCTGGTTGACGGCGGTGTTGACCTCGGCGAGGCCGACCGACTGCTCCTTGGCCGAGGACGCGATCTCGCCGACCAGGGCGTTGATCTCGGAGACCTGCTCCATGATCTGCTGCAGGGTCTCGCCGGTCTCGCCGACCAGGCGCACGCCCTTGCCCACCTCGTCGGTGGAGGCGCGGATCAGGCCCTTGATCTCCTTGGCGGCGTCGGCGCTGCGCTGGGCCAGGGCCCGGACTTCCTGGGCGACGACGGCGAAGCCCCTGCCCGCCTCGCCGGCCCGGGCAGCCTCGACGCCGGCGTTCAGCGCCAGGAGGTTGGTCTGGAAGGCGATCTCGTCGATGACGCCGATGATCTGGGTGATCGACTGCGACGACTTCTCGATGCCGCCCATGGCCTGGACGGCCTCGGTGACCACCTTGCCGCTCTTCTCGGCGTTGGCCTTGGCGCTCTCGGTCAGCTGGCGGGCGCGCTCGGCGCCTTCCGAGCTCTTCTTCACCGTGGCGGTGATCTGGTCGAGGGCGGCGGCGGTCTGCTCCAGGCCCGCGGCCTGGCGCTCGGTGCGCTGGGCCAGGTCGTCGGAGGCGTGGCTGATCTCGGCGCAGCCGGCGCGGATGCTCTGGGCAGCCGACAGGATGCCGGCCATGGTCTGCTGCAGGCTCTCGACCGCGGCGTTGAAGTCGCGCGGCATCTTGCGGGCCTCGCCGGCGAACCCGTCCTCGCGCATGCGCCAGATCAGGTCGCCGTCGGCCAGCTTTTCCATGCCCTGGCCAAGCGTGGCGACGGCGGCGGCCTGGGCCTTGGCGAAGGCCTCCGCCTCCTCGGCGTGGCGTTGGCGGTCGGCCTCGGCGGCGGCGCGTTCGGCCTCCTGCTCGGCGCGGCGGCGCTGGCCGTCGGCCAGGTCGTGGCGGAAGCCGTCGAGGGCGCGGGCGATGGCGCCGATCTCG includes:
- a CDS encoding GNAT family N-acetyltransferase translates to MLDVETLHPVDLAPADVALWRAFAQAQPALAGPLLGPDFALAVGKVREDARVAVIRRDGETIGFLAHHRRPGGVARPIGAPLSDYHGLVAKPGVEIDAAQVLRAADLAVFRYTGLVDPAGAFQAEPSTAAYVIDTEGDAEAYLEAVRSGSPKKIKNYRRLDNKLGREMGQVTLKAADDSQDAFDQLIAWKREQIERTGVHDFLRPQWTRDLFQALFERRDGDFRGLMINLYAGDQLVAGHFGVRQGAIYHPWIASTNTAFAAWSPGQIFFLRAIAAMPQLGLTRYDLGPGADHYKHSYGLTQILIADGAATAASMAGRVAGSVEGVWALAGANGAGPVARLRRRMDIIASTELTMGGRVKGLVDAVAAQGRRRNATMEV
- a CDS encoding GAF domain-containing protein, producing the protein MAEAFNDKTLSADKAARYAEVAEEIASVLEGEANLTARMATVASMLANSFDHYFWTGFYVVDPAKERELVVGPYQGTLGCLRIPFGRGVCGAAAATGQTQLVPDVHAFPGHIACDSRSASEVVVPVFDGEGRLLAVFDVDSDQPAAFDETDQAWLERILGATFRA
- a CDS encoding methyl-accepting chemotaxis protein, which encodes MKAFGRLTIAWKLVTVAGLAIGLLLIAAAVAVSMHTSGIVAGLTHRYADAVADDAIEQIRTEIGRVEATSRATAGSIAAAHTAGVRDRRAYIEMLRPQVDATPIVMGAWFMAAPNALDGKDAEFAGQTAMGSTAQGNFTPYWVHNDGKVIFEPLSEGNEYSQPYYTVPRDTHKAAILEPYPYTVAGKTQLMTSVVYPVMTGGVFLGAEGVDLSLDGVSQRLEKMRPLGGGRVMLLSSTGKWVAHPNADLRTTAYADAGADKVKAVLAGGEPAIFEGVKVGDEEMERMIRPIAMPELNTTWALVMDVPRSAITGPADRLAMILFVGGMVITGAVLLALFLASASLVRRPLSGLTQSVDALSAGRYDQPVPGVTGGDEIGAIARALDGFRHDLADGQRRRAEQEAERAAAEADRQRHAEEAEAFAKAQAAAVATLGQGMEKLADGDLIWRMREDGFAGEARKMPRDFNAAVESLQQTMAGILSAAQSIRAGCAEISHASDDLAQRTERQAAGLEQTAAALDQITATVKKSSEGAERARQLTESAKANAEKSGKVVTEAVQAMGGIEKSSQSITQIIGVIDEIAFQTNLLALNAGVEAARAGEAGRGFAVVAQEVRALAQRSADAAKEIKGLIRASTDEVGKGVRLVGETGETLQQIMEQVSEINALVGEIASSAKEQSVGLAEVNTAVNQMDQVTQQNAAMVEQSTAAAHALSTEASELERLIGRFQVGAEVRDLHPRQAQRQPAAPRREAFRERYVQGSNALKIAPQSRPGDWEEF